The Mycolicibacterium doricum genome includes a region encoding these proteins:
- a CDS encoding acyl-ACP desaturase: protein MAQKPVPNALTVELEPVVKDELRRHLDSEDLWYAHDYVPFDQGENFAFLGGRDWDRSQVTLPEQITDALEILLITKDNLAGYHRELVEHFILEEKWGRWIGRWTAEEHLHAVALRNYLVVTREVDPAANEDVRVEHVMNGYRADRFSQIETLAFMAFFERSHAVFCRNLEAQITEPVLKSLIGRIAADEERHEMFFSNLVAHCLQSHRDETVAAIAQRAAELDVVGADIDAYRDKIAAMAEHGIFDKGRLRTVICDRITAWDLADEPSLRKFTNA from the coding sequence ATGGCACAGAAACCTGTTCCTAATGCGCTCACCGTCGAGCTGGAGCCGGTCGTCAAGGACGAACTGCGGCGCCACCTCGACTCCGAGGACCTGTGGTACGCGCACGACTACGTGCCGTTCGACCAGGGTGAGAACTTCGCGTTCCTCGGCGGTCGGGACTGGGATCGGTCGCAGGTCACACTGCCCGAGCAGATCACCGACGCGCTCGAGATCCTCTTGATCACCAAGGACAACCTCGCCGGCTACCACCGCGAACTCGTCGAGCACTTCATCCTCGAGGAAAAGTGGGGTCGCTGGATCGGCCGCTGGACCGCCGAGGAGCACCTGCACGCCGTCGCGCTGCGCAACTACCTCGTGGTCACCCGCGAGGTGGACCCGGCCGCCAACGAGGACGTGCGCGTCGAGCACGTGATGAATGGCTACCGCGCCGACCGCTTCAGCCAGATCGAGACGTTGGCGTTCATGGCGTTCTTCGAGCGTTCCCACGCCGTGTTCTGCCGCAACCTCGAAGCCCAGATCACCGAACCGGTGCTCAAATCGCTGATCGGCCGCATCGCCGCCGACGAAGAACGCCACGAGATGTTCTTCTCCAACCTGGTGGCGCACTGCCTGCAGAGCCACCGCGACGAGACCGTGGCGGCCATCGCGCAGCGTGCGGCGGAACTCGACGTGGTCGGCGCCGACATCGACGCCTACCGCGACAAGATCGCCGCGATGGCCGAGCACGGCATTTTCGACAAGGGCCGGTTGCGAACCGTCATCTGCGACCGGATCACCGCCTGGGACCTGGCCGACGAGCCGTCGTTGCGCAAGTTCACGAACGCTTAA
- a CDS encoding Acg family FMN-binding oxidoreductase, whose translation MVDSQVIRDAVQLACRAPSLHNSQPWRWVVEGDQLRLFLDPARLLHSADRSGREAVISCGAVLDHLRVSLAAAGWTAHIDRLPDRNHRDHLATVTVTPMEFVTEADRRRADAILLRRTDRLPMATVPDWESFEPLMRARLESDVQLDVLPDDVHPELAEASQLTEALRLYDCSYHAELGWWTAPFEIGEGIPQSSLVSAAESERVDLGRSFTVTRGGERRPTIEGDRATIVVLSTDGDDRLDALRSGEAMSAVLLEATMAGLGTCTVTHVTELPSSRALVGGLLERAARPQVLIRIGLAPAVEQVPPPTPRRPLEHVLQFVRHEVCDRPRGL comes from the coding sequence ATGGTCGATTCCCAGGTCATCCGCGACGCCGTCCAACTGGCCTGCCGCGCGCCGTCATTGCACAACAGCCAACCGTGGCGTTGGGTCGTCGAGGGCGACCAGCTCCGCCTGTTCCTCGACCCGGCGCGACTGTTGCATTCGGCGGACCGCTCCGGCCGCGAAGCTGTGATCAGCTGCGGCGCGGTGCTCGACCATCTGCGCGTCTCGTTGGCTGCCGCCGGATGGACCGCGCACATCGACCGGCTGCCGGACCGTAACCATCGCGACCACTTGGCGACCGTCACCGTGACACCGATGGAGTTCGTCACCGAGGCGGATCGCCGGCGCGCGGACGCGATCCTCTTGCGTCGCACCGACCGCCTGCCCATGGCGACCGTGCCCGACTGGGAGTCCTTCGAGCCGTTGATGCGCGCCCGCCTCGAGTCCGACGTCCAACTCGACGTCCTGCCCGACGACGTCCATCCCGAGCTCGCCGAGGCCTCGCAGCTGACCGAGGCGCTGCGCCTCTACGACTGCTCCTACCATGCCGAACTGGGCTGGTGGACAGCACCGTTCGAGATCGGCGAAGGCATCCCGCAGAGCTCGCTGGTGTCCGCCGCCGAGAGTGAACGCGTCGACCTGGGCCGCAGCTTCACCGTCACCCGGGGCGGCGAGCGGCGGCCGACCATCGAGGGGGACCGCGCCACCATCGTGGTGCTGTCCACCGACGGCGACGATCGCCTCGACGCGTTGCGCAGCGGTGAGGCGATGTCGGCGGTCCTACTCGAGGCCACCATGGCCGGATTGGGTACCTGCACTGTGACCCACGTGACCGAACTGCCGTCCAGCCGCGCGCTGGTCGGCGGGCTGCTCGAGCGGGCGGCGCGGCCGCAGGTGCTCATCCGCATCGGGTTGGCCCCCGCCGTCGAGCAGGTGCCGCCTCCCACGCCACGCAGGCCGCTCGAGCACGTCCTGCAGTTCGTCCGGCACGAGGTTTGCGATCGGCCGCGTGGGTTGTGA
- a CDS encoding glycine hydroxymethyltransferase has protein sequence MTADSVTSSAAAPGAEYADTASAAYQAALRVIESVEPRIAAATRKELADQRGSLKLIASENYASPAVLLTMGTWLSDKYAEGTIGHRFYAGCQNVDVVESVAAEHARELFGAPYAYAQPHSGIDANLVAFWAVLATRVEAPELAELGAKHVNDLSEADWETLRNKLGNQRLLGMSLDAGGHLTHGFRPNISGKMFHQRSYGTDPETGLLDYDKLAAAAREFKPLILVGGYSAYPRRVNFAKLREIADEVGATLMVDMAHFAGLVAGKVFTGDENPVPHAHVTTTTTHKSLRGPRGGLVLAQPEYSDAVDKGCPMVLGGPLSHVMAAKAVALAEARQPSFQAYAQRVADNAKALAEGFLNRGARLVTGGTDNHIVLLDVTSFGLTGRQAESALLDAGVVTNRNSIPADPNGAWYTSGIRFGTPALTTRGFGSAEFDRVAELVVDVLNNTQPASTGPTGFSKAKYTLADGTAERVQAASAEILAANPLYPGLTL, from the coding sequence ATGACTGCAGACTCCGTGACCTCGTCGGCGGCCGCTCCCGGCGCCGAGTACGCCGACACCGCGAGCGCCGCCTACCAGGCCGCTCTTCGGGTCATCGAGTCCGTCGAGCCCCGGATTGCGGCGGCCACCCGCAAAGAGCTGGCCGACCAACGGGGTTCGCTCAAGCTGATCGCCAGCGAGAACTACGCCTCACCGGCCGTGCTGCTGACCATGGGCACCTGGCTGAGCGACAAATACGCCGAGGGCACCATCGGCCACCGCTTCTACGCGGGCTGCCAGAACGTCGACGTGGTCGAGAGTGTCGCTGCCGAACACGCCCGTGAACTGTTCGGCGCGCCGTACGCCTATGCCCAGCCGCACTCCGGCATCGACGCCAACCTGGTCGCCTTCTGGGCGGTTCTGGCCACCCGCGTCGAGGCCCCCGAGCTCGCCGAGCTCGGCGCCAAGCACGTCAACGACCTGTCCGAGGCGGACTGGGAGACGCTGCGCAACAAGTTGGGCAACCAGCGGTTGCTCGGCATGTCGCTCGACGCCGGCGGTCACCTCACCCACGGTTTCCGCCCCAACATCAGCGGCAAGATGTTCCACCAGCGCAGCTACGGCACTGACCCGGAGACCGGGCTGCTCGACTACGACAAGCTCGCCGCCGCCGCCCGCGAGTTCAAACCGCTGATCCTCGTCGGCGGCTACTCGGCCTACCCGCGACGGGTGAACTTCGCCAAACTGCGCGAGATCGCCGACGAGGTCGGCGCCACGCTGATGGTGGACATGGCGCACTTCGCCGGTCTGGTCGCCGGCAAGGTCTTCACCGGCGACGAGAACCCGGTGCCGCACGCCCACGTCACGACCACCACCACGCACAAATCGCTGCGCGGCCCCCGCGGCGGGCTCGTGCTTGCCCAGCCCGAATACTCCGACGCCGTCGACAAAGGCTGCCCGATGGTGCTGGGCGGACCGCTGTCCCACGTGATGGCCGCCAAGGCGGTCGCGCTCGCCGAGGCCCGTCAGCCGTCGTTCCAGGCGTACGCGCAGCGCGTCGCCGACAACGCCAAGGCGCTCGCGGAGGGCTTCCTCAATCGCGGCGCCCGCCTGGTCACTGGCGGCACCGACAACCACATCGTGCTGCTCGACGTGACCAGTTTCGGACTGACCGGCCGCCAGGCCGAGTCCGCGCTGCTCGACGCCGGCGTCGTGACCAACCGCAATTCGATTCCCGCCGACCCCAACGGCGCCTGGTACACCAGCGGGATCCGGTTCGGCACCCCGGCGCTGACCACCCGCGGCTTCGGTTCAGCGGAGTTCGACCGGGTCGCCGAGCTGGTCGTCGACGTGCTGAACAACACTCAGCCGGCATCGACGGGACCGACCGGGTTCTCCAAGGCCAAGTACACGCTGGCCGACGGAACCGCCGAACGCGTACAGGCGGCGTCGGCCGAGATACTCGCGGCCAATCCGCTCTACCCGGGTCTCACACTTTAG
- a CDS encoding PhoH family protein: MTDSPLRTYVLDTSVLLSDPWAATRFAEHEVVVPLVVISELEAKRHHHELGWFARQALRLLDDLRLQYGRLDRPIPVGAEGGTLHVELNHSDPSVLPAGFRNDTNDARILTVAANLAADGKRVTLVSKDIPLRVKAGAVGLDADEYHAQDVVVSGWTGMDEIDVAADEVDALFSDGEIDLAAARDLPCHTGIRLLGGTSHALGRVNAAKHVQLVRGDREVFGLRGRSAEQRVALDLLQDESVGIVSLGGKAGTGKSALALCAGLEAVLERRTQRKVVVFRPLYAVGGQDLGYLPGSESDKMGPWAQAVFDTLEGLASPAVLEEVLARGMLEVLPLTHIRGRSLHDSFVIVDEAQSLERNVLLTVLSRLGAGSRVVLTHDVAQRDNLRVGRHDGVAAVIEKLKGHPLFAHITLQRSERSPIAALVTEMLEEISPGALP, encoded by the coding sequence GTGACCGATTCGCCTCTCCGGACCTACGTGCTCGACACCTCCGTATTGCTGTCTGATCCCTGGGCAGCGACGCGGTTCGCCGAACACGAGGTGGTCGTCCCGCTGGTGGTCATCAGTGAATTGGAAGCCAAACGGCACCACCACGAGCTTGGCTGGTTCGCCCGGCAGGCGTTGCGCCTGCTCGACGACCTCCGACTCCAGTACGGCCGCCTCGATCGGCCCATTCCAGTTGGGGCCGAAGGGGGAACGCTGCACGTCGAGTTGAACCACAGCGACCCGTCGGTGCTGCCGGCCGGGTTCCGCAACGACACCAACGATGCCAGGATCCTCACGGTGGCAGCCAATCTCGCCGCCGATGGGAAACGGGTCACACTGGTCAGCAAGGACATCCCCCTGCGTGTGAAGGCCGGCGCCGTCGGCCTGGACGCCGACGAGTACCACGCCCAGGACGTCGTGGTCTCCGGCTGGACCGGGATGGACGAGATCGACGTGGCGGCCGACGAGGTGGACGCGCTGTTCTCCGACGGCGAGATCGATCTGGCGGCAGCACGGGATCTGCCCTGCCACACCGGTATTCGGCTGCTGGGCGGAACTTCACACGCGCTCGGACGGGTCAACGCCGCCAAACACGTGCAGCTGGTGCGGGGTGATCGCGAAGTGTTCGGCCTTCGGGGAAGGTCGGCCGAACAACGAGTCGCTCTGGACCTGCTGCAGGACGAATCCGTCGGCATCGTCTCGCTCGGCGGGAAGGCCGGCACCGGCAAGTCCGCGCTGGCACTGTGCGCGGGCCTGGAGGCGGTGCTCGAGCGGCGCACACAGCGCAAGGTCGTGGTGTTCCGGCCGCTCTACGCCGTCGGCGGACAGGACCTCGGCTACCTGCCCGGCAGTGAGAGCGACAAGATGGGCCCGTGGGCGCAAGCCGTCTTCGACACCCTCGAAGGGCTCGCCAGCCCCGCGGTGCTCGAAGAGGTGCTCGCCCGCGGCATGCTGGAAGTGCTGCCACTCACCCACATTCGCGGTCGCTCGCTGCACGATTCCTTCGTGATCGTCGACGAGGCGCAGTCGCTGGAACGCAACGTCCTGCTGACGGTGCTGTCCCGCCTTGGCGCCGGGTCGCGGGTGGTGCTCACCCACGACGTCGCCCAGCGCGACAACCTGCGGGTCGGGCGTCACGACGGCGTGGCGGCGGTAATCGAGAAGCTCAAGGGCCATCCGCTGTTCGCCCACATCACGCTGCAGCGCAGCGAACGCTCGCCGATCGCCGCGCTGGTCACCGAGATGCTCGAGGAGATCAGCCCCGGCGCGCTCCCATGA